In the genome of Nocardia sp. NBC_00416, one region contains:
- a CDS encoding alpha/beta fold hydrolase, with translation MCHGGWCFEEITERLRGHGHRVVPLTLTGVGERSHLRHAGANLDTHIEDVTAVLSAENIHDAVLVGHSYGGMVITGAADRAPDRVKSLIYVDAMVPGNGESCWDLASEQEHRWYLDVVESGDAIRPLPFFDPRATSHPLASVLQPLRLAGDLAHIRDRTYVYAAGWATPSPFTAAYERLRADPGWTTHALAGGHNLMRDAPAELLRILLEAADLGTGARQHADPVR, from the coding sequence ATGTGCCACGGTGGCTGGTGCTTCGAGGAAATCACCGAGCGCCTGCGCGGGCACGGTCACCGCGTAGTGCCGCTGACGCTGACCGGGGTCGGTGAGCGCAGCCACCTCCGGCACGCCGGAGCGAACCTGGACACCCATATCGAAGACGTCACCGCCGTGCTGTCCGCGGAGAACATCCACGACGCCGTGCTGGTCGGCCACAGCTACGGCGGGATGGTGATCACGGGCGCCGCCGATCGCGCACCGGACCGCGTGAAATCGCTGATCTATGTCGACGCGATGGTCCCCGGGAACGGCGAGTCCTGCTGGGACCTCGCTTCCGAACAGGAGCATCGCTGGTACCTCGACGTCGTGGAATCCGGCGATGCCATTCGCCCGCTCCCGTTCTTCGATCCCCGCGCCACCTCCCACCCGCTCGCTTCGGTGCTCCAGCCCCTGCGGCTGGCCGGCGACCTCGCCCATATCCGTGACCGGACCTATGTGTACGCCGCCGGTTGGGCGACACCGTCCCCTTTCACCGCGGCCTATGAACGGCTGCGCGCGGACCCCGGCTGGACCACCCACGCCTTGGCGGGAGGCCACAATCTGATGCGCGACGCGCCGGCGGAGCTACTGCGGATCCTGCTCGAGGCGGCCGATCTCGGCACCGGAGCGCGGCAGCACGCCGACCCGGTGCGGTGA
- a CDS encoding Fic family protein: MAKLLQQRWVGNVDGGALSRRDRGSGVYRAYLPDPLAGRPIMLASETAADVADAEVAIARLDAEAKALVETETLSRLLLRAEAIASSRIEGLEIGARRLLRAEAARELEGEPSDVTAAEVLANIDAMAVATSANGPGEAVTEDALLEIHRRLLTGTRLAQHAGQLREEQNWIGGSSFNPCSAEFVPPPPEYVPELMRDLIDFCNRDDLPAVAQAAIAHAQFETIHPFADGNGRTGRALIHVVLRRRGAVERVVAPVSLILATWSDSYIDGLNRFRHIGRADSRQAVDDLNTWVARFAAACARAAGDATLFEAKAMELEQSWRARLAPVRANSALDLLLGKLVGAPILTVSTAASLTDRSFPAANTAVERLVAAGILRQLSVGRRNRVFESPEVISAFTALERRLASPGGDTRISAPERPVPRRPAR; the protein is encoded by the coding sequence ATGGCCAAGCTTTTGCAACAGCGCTGGGTCGGCAACGTGGATGGTGGCGCACTCTCGCGGCGCGACCGCGGCTCCGGTGTTTACCGCGCCTATCTGCCCGACCCATTGGCCGGTCGCCCGATCATGCTCGCGAGTGAAACCGCCGCTGATGTCGCCGACGCCGAAGTGGCGATCGCTCGCCTCGACGCAGAGGCGAAGGCGCTGGTCGAAACGGAGACGCTGTCTCGCCTCCTGCTACGCGCCGAGGCCATCGCCTCGTCGCGAATCGAGGGCCTCGAAATCGGGGCGCGCCGACTGCTGCGTGCCGAGGCGGCGCGTGAGCTGGAGGGCGAGCCTTCCGATGTGACGGCTGCCGAGGTGCTGGCGAATATCGATGCCATGGCGGTGGCCACCAGCGCGAACGGTCCTGGGGAGGCCGTCACCGAAGATGCGCTGCTCGAAATCCATCGGCGCTTGCTGACCGGCACCAGGCTTGCGCAACATGCCGGACAACTGCGCGAGGAGCAGAACTGGATCGGGGGCAGCTCCTTCAATCCCTGCTCGGCCGAATTCGTTCCGCCGCCACCGGAATATGTGCCCGAATTGATGCGGGACCTGATCGATTTCTGCAACAGAGACGATCTGCCGGCCGTTGCGCAGGCAGCGATAGCCCATGCTCAATTCGAGACCATCCACCCATTCGCCGATGGCAACGGGCGAACCGGCAGGGCGTTGATCCATGTCGTCCTTCGCAGGCGCGGCGCGGTGGAACGGGTGGTTGCCCCTGTATCGCTGATCCTGGCTACGTGGAGCGACAGCTATATCGACGGCCTGAATCGCTTCAGGCATATAGGTCGAGCCGATTCGAGGCAGGCTGTCGACGACTTGAACACTTGGGTCGCCCGGTTTGCCGCAGCATGTGCCCGCGCGGCCGGGGACGCGACCTTGTTCGAGGCGAAAGCCATGGAGCTGGAACAGTCGTGGCGGGCCCGGCTGGCGCCGGTCCGTGCGAACTCCGCGCTGGACCTATTGCTGGGCAAACTGGTGGGCGCCCCGATTCTCACGGTCTCCACGGCGGCGTCGCTGACCGATCGTAGTTTTCCTGCCGCGAACACTGCCGTTGAGCGGCTGGTAGCAGCGGGAATTCTGCGCCAGCTGTCAGTCGGCCGCCGGAATCGGGTATTCGAGTCCCCCGAAGTGATAAGTGCGTTCACCGCTCTGGAGCGTCGCTTGGCAAGCCCGGGCGGCGACACTCGCATTTCGGCACCGGAGCGACCGGTGCCCCGCCGTCCCGCGCGGTAG
- a CDS encoding HipA domain-containing protein: MSSDCRRTTPGLQTLRELLPWSSSVSIVTRRYPAGALGNLDMHAKNVGLIHSPSGSVRLAPAYDVVPHTHLHGVDGRMAMSIGREYRHAALTRDHLVAEIAGWGVRSAHELVVEALHGIAEVVDAEAPHPDADPEMHENIRRFTENLRRGRPAGAEPKSAS; this comes from the coding sequence ATGTCCTCGGACTGTCGTCGCACGACACCTGGATTGCAGACTTTGCGGGAACTCCTGCCCTGGTCATCGAGCGTTTCGATCGTGACCCGACGGTACCCGGCGGGCGCGCTCGGGAACCTCGATATGCATGCGAAGAACGTGGGCCTGATCCATTCCCCGAGCGGTTCAGTGCGATTGGCACCCGCGTACGACGTTGTCCCACACACCCACCTACACGGTGTCGATGGGCGCATGGCCATGTCGATCGGCCGCGAGTACAGGCACGCGGCACTCACCCGAGACCATCTGGTGGCGGAGATCGCGGGTTGGGGTGTGCGCTCGGCTCACGAGTTGGTAGTCGAGGCACTTCACGGCATTGCGGAAGTTGTCGATGCGGAAGCTCCGCATCCGGACGCGGACCCGGAGATGCACGAGAACATCCGCAGGTTCACCGAGAACCTCCGGCGAGGTCGGCCGGCCGGAGCGGAACCGAAGTCTGCGAGCTGA
- a CDS encoding MFS transporter — protein METELTTDDRSTVLRAPVVWFMALAAALGTASLYPLHPAIAEVADSLHTSPAVIGTALACGPIGYLVGLALLVPLVDRFAPRIVVPAQFGSLTVTLAAGAVVGSPWLLGPVVAAIGAGSAVGAQLSAVAGRFAEPRRQATVLGVVTAGISAGILAGRIVGGWLTDSIGWRAMLLVFAVACAAVASIARFALPAGGKPAAGSYLATLRGIPGLFTRFPVLRSAAGRGALWFFAFCAVWAGLAVALSQPPFSYSPERIGLYAFAGLLGVVATRIAGIWTDRVGARRVLLVGLALAFAAVAALGSGLSHAVLTLVCLGLFDAGLFAAQVANQSTVLALDPAAPARFNSAYMVVYFIGGSLGTAFGAAAVGWFGWLALTTLSAGAIALAAAVTLYPRPRTGHQQATDLAHSR, from the coding sequence ATGGAAACCGAACTGACAACCGACGACCGGAGCACGGTGCTGCGCGCGCCCGTTGTGTGGTTCATGGCGCTCGCGGCCGCGCTCGGCACGGCGAGCCTCTACCCGCTGCACCCCGCAATCGCGGAGGTGGCGGATTCGCTGCACACCTCGCCTGCGGTGATCGGCACCGCGCTGGCCTGCGGGCCGATCGGGTATCTGGTGGGGCTGGCGCTGCTGGTGCCGCTGGTCGACCGGTTCGCGCCGCGGATCGTAGTCCCGGCCCAATTCGGCTCGCTGACAGTCACGTTGGCCGCCGGTGCTGTGGTGGGTTCGCCCTGGTTGCTCGGACCAGTCGTCGCGGCGATCGGGGCCGGGTCCGCGGTCGGTGCGCAATTGAGTGCGGTCGCCGGGCGTTTCGCGGAACCCCGGCGGCAGGCCACAGTTCTGGGCGTCGTGACCGCCGGTATCTCGGCCGGGATCCTCGCGGGACGGATCGTCGGCGGGTGGCTGACGGACTCGATCGGCTGGCGCGCCATGCTGCTGGTCTTCGCGGTGGCGTGCGCCGCGGTGGCGAGTATCGCTCGCTTTGCGCTACCTGCCGGCGGGAAACCGGCGGCCGGCAGCTATCTCGCCACGTTGCGCGGAATCCCCGGACTGTTCACGCGGTTTCCGGTGCTGCGGTCGGCGGCCGGTCGCGGCGCCCTGTGGTTCTTCGCGTTCTGCGCGGTCTGGGCAGGTCTGGCGGTGGCGCTTTCCCAGCCGCCGTTCTCGTATTCACCCGAGCGGATCGGTTTGTACGCGTTCGCCGGCCTGCTCGGCGTCGTCGCGACCAGGATCGCGGGAATCTGGACCGATCGCGTCGGTGCACGCCGAGTTCTCCTGGTCGGCCTCGCCCTGGCCTTCGCCGCGGTGGCGGCCCTGGGCTCCGGTCTGTCGCATGCCGTCCTGACGCTCGTCTGTCTCGGTCTCTTCGACGCGGGACTCTTCGCGGCCCAGGTGGCGAACCAGAGCACGGTGCTCGCCCTCGACCCCGCCGCCCCGGCCCGTTTCAACAGCGCCTACATGGTCGTGTACTTCATCGGGGGCAGTCTGGGCACCGCCTTCGGCGCCGCCGCCGTCGGCTGGTTCGGCTGGCTCGCCCTCACCACCCTCTCCGCCGGTGCCATAGCTCTTGCCGCGGCGGTGACGCTGTACCCCCGCCCCCGCACCGGCCACCAGCAAGCGACCGACCTCGCGCACAGCCGCTGA
- a CDS encoding MSCRAMM family protein, giving the protein MSDARGVQVAGATLTLISPTGQQLGRALSGTDGFYELAAPAPGTYVLIASAEGRRPDASTAVLGSNPVSYDVTLSTLASLMGTVSRTGDGTPVVGATVTALDMRGEVLAAGESDLSGGFGLAGLPEGEFTVAVSASGYHPTAVSVQVTTRETARLEVLLRPGVRVAGVVSGGGRPLAAARVTLTDSLGNVVETLSTGPDGSYAFGNLDEGTYTVVATGYAPTSAQVRVGEKDIDGIDMELTADGIGGTAEVRVPEPEEALDELPEVHKSSW; this is encoded by the coding sequence GTGTCAGATGCCCGTGGGGTGCAGGTCGCCGGAGCGACGTTGACGCTGATCTCGCCCACCGGACAGCAGTTGGGCCGGGCGCTCTCGGGCACGGACGGGTTCTACGAACTGGCCGCGCCCGCTCCCGGCACCTATGTGCTCATCGCCTCCGCCGAAGGCCGGCGCCCCGACGCCTCGACCGCCGTTCTGGGCAGCAACCCGGTGTCCTACGACGTCACGCTCAGCACACTGGCCAGTCTCATGGGCACGGTCTCGCGGACCGGTGACGGCACGCCCGTCGTGGGCGCGACGGTCACCGCCCTGGACATGCGGGGTGAGGTACTGGCCGCCGGCGAGTCCGATCTGTCCGGCGGCTTCGGTCTGGCCGGTCTGCCCGAAGGTGAGTTCACGGTCGCCGTGAGCGCGTCCGGTTACCATCCGACCGCGGTATCGGTGCAGGTCACCACCCGTGAAACGGCACGCCTCGAAGTGCTGCTGCGCCCGGGTGTGCGAGTCGCGGGCGTGGTGAGCGGCGGTGGCCGGCCACTGGCCGCGGCCCGGGTCACACTGACCGATTCACTGGGCAATGTCGTCGAGACGCTGTCCACCGGACCCGACGGGTCCTACGCCTTCGGGAACCTGGACGAGGGCACCTACACCGTGGTGGCGACCGGTTACGCGCCGACCAGTGCCCAGGTGCGGGTGGGAGAGAAGGACATCGACGGTATCGACATGGAGCTCACCGCCGACGGGATCGGCGGTACCGCCGAAGTACGCGTCCCGGAACCCGAGGAAGCTCTCGACGAGCTGCCGGAGGTGCACAAGAGCTCCTGGTGA
- the rplF gene encoding 50S ribosomal protein L6, translating to MSRIGKDPVAVPAGVEVTINGQDIAVKGPKGQLSLTLAEPISVAQEDGRLVLSRPDDERRSRSLHGLTRTLIANMVTGVTQGYEKKMEIFGVGYRVQQKGSNLEFALGYSHPVPIEAPEGITFAVETPTKFSVSGIDKQKVGQISAVIHGLRKPDPYKGKGIRYAGEIVRRKVGKTGK from the coding sequence ATGTCGCGTATCGGTAAAGATCCCGTCGCGGTTCCCGCGGGCGTGGAAGTGACCATCAACGGGCAGGACATCGCGGTGAAGGGCCCCAAGGGCCAGCTGTCGCTGACCCTCGCCGAGCCCATCAGCGTCGCGCAGGAAGACGGCCGCCTGGTGCTCTCCCGCCCCGACGACGAACGGCGCAGCCGCTCGCTGCACGGCCTGACCCGGACCCTGATCGCCAATATGGTCACCGGTGTCACCCAGGGCTACGAGAAGAAGATGGAAATCTTCGGCGTCGGCTACCGCGTGCAGCAGAAGGGCAGCAACCTCGAGTTCGCCCTCGGCTACAGCCACCCGGTGCCGATCGAGGCGCCCGAGGGCATCACGTTTGCGGTGGAAACGCCCACCAAATTCTCCGTATCCGGGATCGACAAGCAGAAGGTCGGCCAGATTTCGGCGGTTATCCACGGCCTGCGCAAACCCGACCCGTACAAGGGCAAGGGCATCCGCTACGCCGGCGAGATCGTTCGCCGCAAGGTCGGAAAGACGGGTAAGTGA
- a CDS encoding TPM domain-containing protein: MPTSRYPLRRVAWFVLGLLFAGVSGAPSVAAEPPARLDTYVVDSAAVLARADADRVRAAVESLYADHRVRLWVVYVGDFAGYSPQDWAAQTARQSGFGDRDLLLAVATRDRAYAFEGERPDGVSESDVDRILVDQVEPALRDNRWADAGVAAAVGIGSAMSGGGVSVGPVLLIGALIVLALAGLLLYQRYRRRGRDRAELDRARATDPTDTAALAALPLAALHARSHEILVEIDNAVRTSAEELDLAAGEFGDTAVLPFRTALDNAKAATAKAFAIRQRLDDAIPETPDEQRTLLIDLIATAGHADAELDARVTEFDAMRDLLINASSRLDALTRDIVDLTGRVPDADAELTRLSATHPAGVLEPIRDNVGMARERIAFADECVGEGRRELARPVGEQGGAVADIRAAEGAIGQARTLLDAVLGAAANIQQARAGLPAVLDELRGDLRAAAGLAEHGGPELATAAAAARTVLDSAGSTAETDPLGAFHDAVAADGDLDRALAAAGDRKLAAEDLARRLDQAVGDAATRVRTAADFISTRRGAVDATPRTRLSEAQRNLDEAQRLRTDDPAAALTHARAAADLAGRALQEAQAGVRTWEGRRAPAGSAQAGAILGGILIDSMLRGGMGGGPGHRGGYRAGSFGGSGGSRRISRGGRF; encoded by the coding sequence ATGCCGACGTCGAGGTATCCGCTCCGCCGGGTCGCGTGGTTCGTGCTCGGACTGTTGTTCGCCGGTGTATCGGGGGCGCCGAGCGTCGCGGCGGAACCGCCCGCCCGGCTCGACACCTATGTCGTCGATTCGGCCGCCGTCCTCGCCCGCGCGGACGCCGACCGGGTGCGCGCGGCCGTCGAGTCCCTCTACGCCGATCACCGGGTGCGTCTCTGGGTGGTCTACGTAGGCGACTTCGCCGGCTACAGCCCACAGGATTGGGCCGCGCAGACCGCCCGGCAATCCGGATTCGGCGACCGGGACCTGTTGCTCGCCGTCGCCACCCGGGATCGCGCCTACGCCTTCGAAGGTGAGCGTCCCGACGGGGTGAGCGAATCCGATGTCGACCGGATACTCGTCGACCAGGTCGAACCCGCGTTGCGCGACAACCGATGGGCCGATGCGGGTGTGGCGGCGGCCGTGGGTATCGGCTCGGCCATGAGCGGCGGCGGGGTGAGCGTCGGCCCGGTACTGCTCATCGGCGCGCTGATCGTGCTCGCACTGGCGGGGCTGCTGCTCTACCAGCGTTACCGCCGGCGCGGCCGCGACCGGGCCGAACTCGACCGGGCCCGGGCGACCGACCCCACCGACACCGCCGCGCTCGCCGCGCTACCGCTGGCGGCGTTGCACGCCCGTTCGCACGAGATCCTCGTCGAAATCGACAATGCGGTCCGGACCAGTGCCGAGGAACTCGACCTGGCCGCGGGGGAATTCGGGGATACCGCGGTGCTGCCCTTCCGCACCGCGCTCGACAACGCGAAAGCCGCCACCGCGAAAGCTTTCGCGATTCGGCAGCGTCTCGACGACGCCATCCCGGAAACACCCGACGAGCAGCGGACGCTGCTGATCGATCTGATCGCCACCGCAGGGCACGCCGACGCCGAACTCGACGCGCGCGTCACCGAATTCGACGCCATGCGCGATCTGCTGATCAACGCCTCGTCCCGACTGGACGCCCTGACCCGCGATATCGTCGATCTCACCGGCCGGGTCCCGGACGCGGACGCCGAACTGACCCGGCTGTCGGCCACGCATCCGGCCGGGGTGCTCGAACCGATCCGCGACAACGTCGGCATGGCCCGGGAACGTATCGCCTTCGCCGACGAATGCGTCGGCGAAGGTCGCCGGGAACTCGCCCGACCGGTGGGGGAGCAGGGCGGTGCGGTCGCCGATATCCGGGCCGCCGAAGGCGCTATCGGACAGGCCCGCACCCTGCTCGACGCCGTCCTGGGCGCGGCGGCGAACATTCAGCAGGCACGGGCCGGTCTGCCCGCGGTCCTGGACGAGTTGCGCGGTGATCTGCGCGCCGCCGCCGGACTCGCCGAACACGGCGGCCCCGAACTCGCGACGGCCGCCGCCGCGGCGCGAACCGTCTTGGACAGCGCGGGCAGTACCGCCGAAACCGACCCGCTGGGCGCCTTCCACGACGCGGTCGCCGCCGACGGCGACCTGGACCGCGCGCTGGCCGCGGCCGGCGACCGCAAACTCGCCGCCGAGGATCTGGCCCGCCGTCTGGATCAAGCAGTCGGTGACGCGGCCACTCGGGTCCGCACCGCCGCCGATTTCATCAGCACCCGTCGGGGCGCCGTGGACGCGACGCCTCGCACCCGCCTGTCGGAAGCCCAGCGCAACCTCGACGAGGCGCAGCGGCTGCGCACCGACGACCCGGCCGCCGCGCTCACCCACGCCCGCGCCGCCGCCGATCTCGCCGGTCGCGCACTTCAGGAGGCGCAGGCCGGCGTCCGGACCTGGGAGGGTCGCCGGGCGCCGGCCGGTTCGGCGCAGGCCGGCGCGATCCTGGGCGGCATCCTGATCGACAGCATGCTGCGCGGCGGAATGGGCGGCGGTCCCGGTCACCGTGGTGGATATCGGGCCGGGTCCTTCGGCGGGTCGGGTGGTTCCCGGCGGATCAGCCGCGGCGGCCGTTTCTGA
- a CDS encoding acetamidase/formamidase family protein → MTDFLAREAAETLTRALGRRSFLRAAAAVGAVGAAAAATACTAETPANTVSTSSPALPFSGGVPTLQPGQGEIPGDHYLRSEVDQVLWGYVPNVHSSEVLRMKSGETVTIDAVSHEGILEDQGRDPVEYFGSKGVAKNDVLADAVAIAESYDRTPRDFDKDGPHVVTGPVFVEGARPGDVLKIETLAAVPRVPYGVVSSRHGKGALARTANGEAPAGISLAEVMPPVAADRRPTGDPRDYGNVSTFTAIEEGLGVMPFGDAKVRFPLRPFMGMMGVAFSPDTDPKAAAANSIPPTRGGGNIDIRLLGAGSAFYLPVFAEGALFYVGDPHMAMGDGEAALTAMEGSLRGTFRLTVCKPGSGDAPEVAYKYPFGETDDAWIPIGLSDPDGSQNGQSSDLNIAMRRAVVNALDFLEQEKGMDRATAYAYLSAAADFTVSQVVDRTVGVHGQIYKSHFA, encoded by the coding sequence ATGACCGATTTCCTCGCACGCGAAGCAGCCGAGACCCTGACGCGCGCCCTGGGCAGGCGGAGCTTCCTCCGCGCGGCCGCGGCCGTGGGCGCAGTGGGCGCGGCGGCGGCCGCGACCGCCTGCACGGCGGAAACCCCCGCGAACACCGTCTCGACTTCGTCGCCCGCGCTGCCGTTCAGCGGCGGTGTCCCGACCTTGCAACCCGGGCAGGGCGAGATCCCCGGCGACCATTATCTGCGCTCCGAGGTCGATCAAGTCCTGTGGGGTTATGTCCCGAATGTGCACAGCAGCGAAGTGCTGCGGATGAAGTCGGGTGAGACCGTCACCATCGACGCCGTGTCACACGAGGGGATCCTGGAGGACCAGGGTCGCGATCCGGTGGAGTACTTCGGCTCGAAGGGGGTCGCGAAGAACGATGTACTCGCCGACGCGGTCGCCATCGCCGAGAGCTACGACCGCACACCACGCGATTTCGACAAGGACGGCCCGCACGTCGTCACCGGACCGGTGTTCGTGGAGGGTGCGCGACCGGGTGACGTGCTGAAGATCGAGACCCTCGCGGCGGTCCCCCGGGTGCCCTACGGCGTGGTGTCGAGCCGGCACGGCAAGGGCGCACTGGCCCGGACGGCGAACGGCGAAGCACCGGCCGGCATCTCGCTGGCGGAGGTGATGCCACCCGTCGCCGCCGATCGGCGCCCGACCGGCGATCCGCGCGACTACGGCAATGTCTCCACCTTCACCGCCATCGAAGAAGGCTTGGGCGTGATGCCGTTCGGCGACGCGAAGGTGCGCTTCCCACTGCGTCCCTTCATGGGCATGATGGGAGTGGCGTTCTCGCCGGACACCGATCCGAAAGCGGCCGCCGCCAACTCGATTCCACCCACCCGCGGCGGCGGCAATATCGATATCCGGCTGCTCGGCGCCGGTTCCGCGTTCTATCTGCCGGTTTTCGCCGAAGGCGCCCTGTTCTACGTCGGCGACCCGCATATGGCGATGGGCGACGGCGAAGCCGCCCTCACCGCGATGGAGGGCTCACTGCGCGGCACTTTCCGGCTGACCGTCTGCAAACCGGGTTCCGGGGATGCGCCGGAGGTCGCCTACAAGTATCCGTTCGGCGAAACCGACGACGCCTGGATCCCCATCGGCCTCTCCGATCCGGACGGTTCGCAGAACGGCCAGTCGAGCGATCTGAATATCGCCATGCGCCGCGCGGTGGTCAACGCTCTCGACTTCCTGGAACAGGAGAAGGGGATGGACCGCGCCACCGCCTACGCCTACCTCTCCGCCGCGGCGGATTTCACGGTCTCCCAGGTGGTGGACCGCACGGTCGGTGTCCACGGGCAGATCTACAAGAGCCACTTCGCCTGA
- the rpsH gene encoding 30S ribosomal protein S8 → MTMTDPIADFLTRLRNANSAYHDQVKAPHSKIKANIAEILKREGYIADYRTEDATVGKALVVDLKYGPSRERSLQGLRRVSKPGLRVYAKSTNLPKVLGGLGVAIISTSTGLLTDRQAAKQGVGGEVLAYVW, encoded by the coding sequence ATGACCATGACCGATCCGATCGCAGACTTTCTGACGCGTCTGCGCAACGCCAACTCGGCGTACCACGATCAGGTGAAGGCCCCGCATTCGAAGATCAAGGCGAATATCGCCGAGATCCTGAAGCGTGAGGGTTACATCGCCGATTACCGCACCGAGGACGCCACCGTGGGCAAGGCCCTCGTCGTCGACCTCAAGTACGGGCCCAGCCGGGAACGCAGCCTGCAGGGTCTGCGGCGCGTCTCGAAGCCGGGTCTGCGCGTGTACGCGAAATCCACCAACCTGCCCAAGGTCCTGGGCGGCCTCGGCGTGGCGATCATCTCCACGTCGACCGGCCTGCTCACCGACCGCCAGGCGGCCAAGCAGGGAGTGGGCGGGGAAGTCCTCGCCTACGTCTGGTAA
- a CDS encoding YbfB/YjiJ family MFS transporter, with protein sequence MASAGVTAVARPIPQAVCLAFGTVSALGLGRFAYGLLLPVMREDLGWSLSAAGVLATANGFGYLIGALATTRVARRIGSARTFRWGMVLTAVSLAATGVSGDYRFLLALRAVAGISGAAVFISGGVIAARMAARAASGSPITVYFAGTGLGIVLSGVALPMLGDHWQTAWFGSGVAAGLAAAISWHAARDDETISPRSGRARLRPLRPTVLAYLLFAAGYITYITFLSAHLAAHAAGTVQVVIAWATMGLAVLAGPIIWSRPISRRPLDRVLALVLALLAGSAALALWSAAVPAMLASAAVYGATFMTVPALVTALVKNNTPPADWTATLAACTTVFAAGQTVGPWLAGLLADHTATTAPLLWTVLLCATGSVIATAQSIPAHSDEENDHDDLRTDSRYVPRWLVLRGNHRAPARARSPRSAADADRGR encoded by the coding sequence ATGGCGAGTGCCGGTGTAACTGCGGTGGCGCGGCCGATTCCGCAGGCCGTGTGCCTGGCCTTCGGCACGGTTTCGGCACTGGGGTTGGGCAGGTTCGCCTATGGACTGCTGCTACCTGTCATGCGAGAGGATCTCGGGTGGAGCCTGAGCGCGGCGGGGGTGCTCGCCACCGCCAACGGCTTCGGGTACCTGATCGGGGCGCTGGCCACCACCCGGGTCGCGCGGCGGATCGGCTCCGCGCGAACCTTCCGGTGGGGAATGGTCCTCACCGCCGTCTCGCTCGCCGCCACCGGTGTCAGCGGCGACTATCGGTTCCTCCTCGCCCTACGCGCCGTCGCCGGGATATCCGGCGCGGCCGTCTTCATCAGCGGCGGGGTGATCGCCGCGCGGATGGCGGCGCGCGCGGCATCCGGATCCCCGATCACCGTGTATTTCGCGGGTACCGGGCTGGGCATCGTCCTGAGCGGTGTCGCACTGCCGATGCTGGGTGACCATTGGCAAACGGCGTGGTTCGGCTCGGGCGTCGCCGCGGGCCTGGCGGCGGCGATCTCCTGGCATGCCGCCCGCGACGACGAGACGATTTCGCCCCGGTCGGGCCGGGCGCGCCTGCGCCCGCTGCGCCCGACGGTGCTGGCCTACCTCTTGTTCGCGGCCGGTTACATCACCTACATAACCTTCCTCTCCGCGCACCTCGCCGCGCATGCCGCCGGAACAGTGCAAGTCGTGATCGCCTGGGCGACAATGGGTCTCGCAGTGCTGGCCGGCCCGATCATCTGGAGCCGGCCGATATCCCGCCGACCGCTCGACCGGGTGCTCGCTCTCGTACTCGCTCTCCTCGCGGGCAGCGCGGCGCTGGCGCTCTGGTCCGCGGCCGTTCCGGCGATGTTGGCCTCGGCGGCCGTCTACGGGGCGACCTTCATGACTGTTCCCGCGCTGGTCACCGCCCTCGTCAAGAACAACACGCCGCCCGCCGACTGGACCGCCACACTGGCCGCCTGCACCACCGTTTTCGCCGCCGGGCAGACCGTGGGCCCCTGGCTCGCCGGCCTGCTCGCCGACCACACCGCTACCACCGCGCCGCTGCTCTGGACCGTGCTCCTGTGCGCGACCGGGTCGGTGATCGCGACAGCGCAATCGATTCCCGCTCACAGCGACGAGGAGAACGACCATGACGACCTTCGTACTGATTCCCGGTATGTGCCACGGTGGCTGGTGCTTCGAGGAAATCACCGAGCGCCTGCGCGGGCACGGTCACCGCGTAGTGCCGCTGACGCTGACCGGGGTCGGTGA